In the genome of Triticum urartu cultivar G1812 chromosome 5, Tu2.1, whole genome shotgun sequence, one region contains:
- the LOC125510615 gene encoding protein NRT1/ PTR FAMILY 4.5-like: MGSSFGLVDFRGRPVDTSRHGGVRASMFIYIMVWLGNVANIANSMNMVSYLRGTMNMGVAAAATTSTNFVAALQMFTVPAAFLADSYVKRFYTVLIFAPVEILGYILLAIQAHVPSLHPPACGVNEPHNCEPVHGTNLSLLLLGMYMICIGEGAIRACLPALGGDQFDNADPVERRLESSFFNWYTFSVSMGSFFGLIFVVWLENNKGWGVGFAVCAAIVLLGLLIWAAGFPFYRNQVPTGSPITRIMQVMVVACKKRNFKLPGNPDDLNQMSDDNAKGLEVLHRTEGLQFLDKAAIKIENGARGPWSLCNVTQVEETKIMCRMIPIFVTSALGYMPVSIILNFTVQQGNTMDTRLGATTVSPATLFVIPTVFQLVILVVYDRLLVPLLRRATGYVGGVTHLQRIGVGFVAAVLASAVAALVETRRKAVARGSGLVDSPAGVPLPMSVFWLTPQFFLLGVVDVTSFVGLLEFFYSEASAGMKSIGSSVFYCMLGLAAWFSTLLIQLVNRATRRGGGEAGWLDGANLNRSRLDSFYWLVCVLELVSFVVYLFWAWRYVYRNDQRVAAEDDKKTIPSAAYVDGI, from the exons ATGGGCAGCTCGTTCGGGCTCGTGGACTTCAGGGGGAGGCCGGTTGACACCAGCAGGCATGGAGGAGTCAGAGCTTCCATGTTCATTTACA TCATGGTGTGGCTCGGCAACGTGGCCAACATCGCCAACAGCATGAACATGGTGAGCTACCTCCGCGGGACGATGAACATGGGCGTAGCCGCGGCCGCGACCACCAGCACCAACTTCGTCGCCGCGCTGCAGATGTTCACCGTCCCGGCGGCTTTCCTCGCCGACTCCTATGTCAAGCGCTTCTACACCGTCCTCATATTCGCCCCCGTTGAGATTTTG GGTTACATCCTGCTAGCCATCCAAGCACACGTCCCCTCGCTTCACCCGCCGGCGTGCGGCGTCAACGAGCCACATAACTGTGAGCCGGTGCACGGCACCAACCTAAGTCTGCTTCTCCTTGGCATGTACATGATCTGCATCGGTGAGGGAGCCATCCGGGCATGCCTACCAGCGCTCGGTGGCGACCAGTTCGACAATGCTGACCCCGTTGAACGGCGGCTGGAGTCGAGCTTCTTCAACTGGTACACCTTCTCTGTGTCAATGGGATCCTTCTTCGGGCTCATCTTCGTCGTGTGGCTGGAGAACAACAAAGGGTGGGGTGTTGGCTTTGCTGTGTGCGCTGCGATCGTGCTGCTTGGGTTGCTCATTTGGGCGGCTGGGTTCCCCTTCTATCGCAACCAGGTGCCAACTGGGAGCCCCATCACTAGGATTATGCAG GTTATGGTAGTAGCATGCAAGAAAAGGAATTTTAAGCTACCTGGGAACCCTGACGACTTAAACCAGATGAGTGACGATAACGCTAAAGGCCTCGAGGTGCTACACAGAACAGAAGGCTTACA ATTCCTGGACAAAGCAGCAATAAAAATAGAGAACGGGGCGAGAGGGCCATGGTCGCTCTGCAACGTGACCCAGGTGGAGGAGACAAAGATTATGTGCCGCATGATCCCGATCTTCGTAACCTCGGCGCTCGGCTACATGCCCGTGTCCATCATCCTCAACTTCACCGTCCAGCAGGGCAACACCATGGACACCAGGCTGGGCGCGACCACCGTGTCCCCCGCGACGCTCTTCGTCATCCCGACCGTCTTCCAGCTGGTGATCCTGGTGGTGTACGACCGGCTGCTCGTCCCGCTCCTGCGCAGGGCCACCGGCTACGTCGGCGGCGTCACGCACCTCCAGCGCATCGGCGTGGGGTTCGTGGCCGCGGTGCTGGCCAGCGCCGTCGCGGCGCTCGTGGAGACGAGGAGGAAGGCGGTGGCGCGCGGGAGCGGCCTCGTGGACTCGCCCGCCGGGGTCCCACTCCCGATGTCCGTGTTCTGGCTGACGCCGCAGTTCTTCCTGCTCGGGGTGGTGGACGTCACCTCCTTCGTCGGCCTCCTCGAGTTCTTCTACAGCGAGGCCTCCGCCGGGATGAAGTCCATCGGGAGCTCCGTGTTCTACTGCATGCTGGGGCTGGCCGCCTGGTTCTCCACCTTGCTGATCCAGCTGGTGAACCGGGCCACGAGGCGGGGTGGTGGGGAGGCAGGGTGGCTGGACGGAGCCAACCTCAACAGGAGCAGGCTTGATTCCTTCTACTGGTTGgtctgtgttcttgagctggtcTCCTTCGTGGTCTACCTGTTCTGGGCGTGGAGGTACGTCTACCGGAATGACCAAAGGGTTGCCGCTGAAGACGACAAGAAGACTATTCCATCAGCTGCTTATGTGGATGGGATCTGA